A genomic stretch from Magnetovibrio sp. includes:
- the traD gene encoding conjugal transfer protein TraD: MDPAKDPLKILRMTGFSALDEATLLGALLDLKAHMRKDGVMEDLHNKGREALRVLAARKSKP; this comes from the coding sequence ATGGATCCTGCGAAGGACCCGCTTAAAATCCTGCGCATGACCGGCTTCAGCGCCCTGGACGAAGCGACGCTGTTGGGCGCGCTGTTGGATCTGAAAGCCCACATGCGCAAAGACGGCGTGATGGAAGACCTGCACAACAAAGGCCGCGAAGCCTTGCGGGTGCTGGCGGCGCGCAAAAGCAAGCCCTGA
- a CDS encoding prephenate dehydratase → MSADNTIAFQGELGANSDMACRAVFPDMQTLACYTFDDAFSAVRDGRARLAMIPIDNSVAGRVADIHHLLPNSGLHIIGEHFQRIDHHLLAVKGARIEDLTHVHSHVHALNQCRGIIRELKLEPVVHADTAGAAHMISVRGDKTQGAIASKLAGEIYGLEDLRANIEDAEHNTTRFLIMAKEAIMPPQGEGLVMTSFVFRVQSIPAALYKALGGFATNGINMTKLESYIIDGSFQAAQFYAEVEGHPFDESMKLAFNELRFFTHEVKIMGTYPASSVRAEMG, encoded by the coding sequence ATGAGCGCAGACAACACCATCGCTTTTCAAGGCGAACTTGGGGCCAATTCCGACATGGCGTGCCGCGCCGTGTTCCCGGACATGCAGACGCTCGCTTGCTATACCTTCGACGACGCTTTTTCGGCGGTGCGTGACGGTCGGGCGCGTTTGGCGATGATTCCCATCGACAATTCGGTGGCCGGTCGTGTTGCCGACATTCACCACCTGCTGCCCAATTCCGGCCTGCACATCATCGGCGAGCATTTTCAGCGCATCGATCATCATCTGTTGGCGGTCAAGGGTGCGCGCATCGAGGATCTGACCCATGTGCACAGTCACGTGCACGCGCTCAACCAATGCCGCGGCATCATCCGCGAATTGAAGTTGGAGCCGGTGGTGCATGCCGACACGGCGGGCGCTGCGCACATGATCAGCGTGCGGGGCGACAAAACCCAAGGCGCGATCGCTTCGAAACTCGCCGGTGAAATCTATGGCCTGGAAGACCTGCGCGCCAACATCGAGGACGCCGAACACAACACCACGCGGTTTCTCATCATGGCCAAGGAAGCCATCATGCCGCCGCAGGGCGAAGGCTTGGTGATGACCAGCTTCGTGTTTCGCGTGCAAAGCATTCCCGCAGCGCTCTACAAGGCGCTCGGCGGCTTCGCCACCAACGGCATCAACATGACCAAGTTGGAAAGCTACATCATCGACGGCAGCTTTCAGGCCGCCCAGTTCTATGCCGAAGTCGAAGGCCATCCCTTTGACGAAAGCATGAAGCTGGCGTTCAACGAACTGCGTTTCTTCACCCACGAAGTCAAAATCATGGGCACCTATCCGGCGTCGTCCGTGCGCGCGGAGATGGGCTGA
- a CDS encoding 3-deoxy-manno-octulosonate cytidylyltransferase — protein sequence MSKLNPIVIVPARMASTRLPGKPLADIAGLPMIVQVLKRAEEAAIGPVVVACAEREIKDAVEAVGGRAVLTDPNHPSGSDRIFEALQTCDPTGNFDAIVNLQGDLPVLDPAVVRAALSPLDDADVDIATLVAEIELEEEKTNPNVVKAVVGFKDGARIGRALYFSRATVPHGDGPLYHHIGIYAYRRNALERFVGLSPGILEQREKLEQLRALENGMRIDAARVDTVPFGVDTPADLERARQILAAQ from the coding sequence ATGTCCAAATTGAACCCCATTGTGATCGTTCCCGCGCGGATGGCGTCGACGCGCCTGCCCGGCAAACCGCTGGCCGACATCGCCGGGTTGCCGATGATCGTGCAAGTTCTCAAGCGTGCCGAGGAAGCCGCCATCGGCCCCGTGGTCGTGGCGTGCGCGGAACGCGAAATCAAGGATGCGGTCGAGGCGGTAGGCGGGCGGGCGGTGTTGACGGACCCCAACCACCCGTCGGGTTCGGACCGTATTTTCGAGGCACTGCAAACATGCGACCCCACTGGCAACTTCGATGCCATCGTCAATCTGCAAGGCGACCTGCCGGTGCTCGATCCCGCCGTGGTGCGCGCCGCGCTCAGCCCGCTGGACGACGCGGATGTCGATATCGCGACCTTGGTGGCCGAAATCGAGTTGGAAGAAGAAAAGACCAACCCCAACGTGGTCAAGGCCGTGGTCGGCTTCAAGGATGGCGCGCGCATCGGGCGGGCGCTGTATTTTTCCCGCGCCACCGTGCCCCATGGCGACGGCCCGCTGTATCACCACATCGGCATCTACGCCTATCGCCGCAATGCGCTGGAACGGTTCGTCGGCTTGAGCCCCGGAATTTTGGAACAACGCGAGAAATTGGAGCAATTGCGCGCCTTGGAAAACGGCATGCGCATCGATGCGGCGCGCGTTGACACGGTTCCGTTCGGGGTTGATACTCCCGCCGACCTGGAGCGGGCCCGGCAGATTTTAGCCGCCCAATAA